A window of Thalassophryne amazonica chromosome 12, fThaAma1.1, whole genome shotgun sequence genomic DNA:
acctttctcccctgtatgaattttcatgtgagTGTTGAGATGACTTTTTTGGCCAAATCTTTTATCACACtcaaaacagccaaatggtttctctcctgtatgacttTTTATGTGTGCACTCAAAAACCCCCTTTCTCTAAATGTTTTACCACacacagaacagccaaatggcttctctcctgtatgaattctcatgtgagaGTCAAGATTGATTTTTTGTCCAaatgttttaccacactcagaacagccatatGGCCTCTCCCCAGTGTGAACTCTCATGTGTTTATTCAAATTGCTTTCTTGTCCAAatgtttgaccacactcagaacagacaaatggtttctctcctgtatgtatCCTTATGTGCCTGCTCAGGTTTCCTTTTTGTCCAAATACTTTACCACATACAGTACAGCCAAACAGTTTTTCACCCGtgtgaattctaatgtgtttgttcaaATTGCTTTCTTCTCCAAATGTTTTACCACACtctgaacagacaaatggtttctttCCAGTATGACTTCTGATGTGTCTTTTCAGGCTGCGATTTTCTATAaaactttgaccacactcagaacaaacaaacggtttctctcctgtatgaattctcaagtGTGCGTTCAGGCACCTTTTtcttccaaatcttttaccacactcagaacagccaaatggtttctcccctgtatgaattctcatgtgtgcttTGAGGTCACTTTTATGTCCAAATCTTTTCTCACACTGAGAACATCCAAATAGTTTTTCTCCTGTATGCATTCTCATATGTCTGCTCAAATGACTTTTCTGTCCAAATTGTTTGCCACACTCAAAACATCCAAATGGTTTGTCTCCTGTATGAAGTCTTGTGTGTCTGTAAAAACATCTTTTTTCTgaaaatttttttccacattcagCACAGCCAAAAtgtttctctgcttcctctctatgAATTCCCATGTGTCTGTTcacatctgttttttttccacatttttcacCACCATCAGAACCACCAAGTAGTTTCCCTCCTGTATGACTACTCATGTGTGTGTTCTGATTGTACTTTTGCCTCCACCTTTGATCGCACTCTGGACAGGTCAAGAGCTTTTCACTTGTTTGAATTTTCTCATGTTGCTTTGAATGGTGCATCTGATCAAGTGCTTTTCCACATTCAGAGCATATAAACTGTTCCCAAGCGAGGCGGTTAAAACCTGAACTTTGATGAATTAGTGAGGATAGTGGtttttcttcttcatcttcactcttcacagggagaACAGTGAATGGTAACTTAATGATTTCTCCCTCATCCAACCTGTGAAGCTGCTGTTCTTCATTACTTGTCCAGTGTTTCTCTTGTTCCTCTCTAATCTCCTTCTGGTCAACAGTCAGATTCAACTCCTGTTGTTCAGGAGGCATTTCTTCTTTACTCATCAACTGCTGCAGCATGTCTGCAAGGAAGCAATTCCATTAATAACATTAATAGCAACATCTATCACAATGAACACAATACAATACGACACTGCTGGCATGGATACTGCGGAACTGCAAATTGCCTTTTAATAATTAATTCAGGCAAAGGTCAAACTCCAACAATTTCATTTTCAACCTGATCTGGACCAAATGTAGCACACAAATGGATCCCAGAATTACCCTGGAAAGGTCAATAATTTACTTGAAGGTTAAGGTTGTTAGGGTCAAATGTGAGATTGATGTGGCCTTTCCAGTATTTAAGCATTACTACCTTTTGTTTCTAAAAAAGTGCGATGTTTGTTTTCAGGCAGCAGCAATGAAGTTAAGAACTGACTCAAGCTGACCCTACCAGcaggatttaaaaataaattatgatGCAAACTCAAATGAAGCATTTATTTTACTTCAAAATAGGGATCTtctgaacagatttttttttttttttaagatttaagatgTAAATGTGTTATGTAAAAATAATATTGTTTggtaccactataattttattccttagaatttaaataagggattcataatgtgatgtttccaatatgatcaaaatttgcaacATCAGGAAACAATtcagaattttgacccctgattGGTAGAAAAGAGATCAGacaccatgacctacatttggtagcgaTGTCGTAGATCAGCATCAAGAAAAGCAGCCTGATGACGGCTGGCTGCTCACTTGAACAAATAAACCAACATGGTGGAAaatgcacaaaaacagcttcttctatgtaaatctaatatgtttctcatatatttttttaaaggttagcaagaaataaacactaaatctaaatattttacataatattaaaatactacattttataaatgttttacataaTATTATAAAATAACTGCTTGATTGCATCAGCTCAATGCTTCTCAGAGCAGGAGAAGAAAAGGAAATTTATGACATTGTGCTTTGCTTTAAGAATAAAACCAGCACAGACTGGAATGGCACTGATACGGTAACAGTGAAAAGTGCTATTGAGGGTATTGTAAAGGTATTAACATACATCTTTAACTTTAAAATGATGTATATCCACACCAGATGAAAGTAGCAAGAGGTTCtaccaggactgctttcttccatctgtgaaatacagtgaagattcatcccatcctgtctatggctgatgctgagactctgatacatgcatttatctcttctagattgcactattgcaatgctctattttctggtttaccgcagtccagcattagaggtcttcaatttgttcaaaatactgctgccagacatgaagtagaaggtttgaccacattgcacccattctggcatcccttcattggcttcctgtctctctgaGATTAAATTT
This region includes:
- the LOC117521809 gene encoding gastrula zinc finger protein XlCGF57.1-like isoform X2; the encoded protein is MLQQLMSKEEMPPEQQELNLTVDQKEIREEQEKHWTSNEEQQLHRLDEGEIIKLPFTVLPVKSEDEEEKPLSSLIHQSSGFNRLAWEQFICSECGKALDQMHHSKQHEKIQTSEKLLTCPECDQRWRQKYNQNTHMSSHTGGKLLGGSDGGEKCGKKTDVNRHMGIHREEAEKHFGCAECGKKFSEKRCFYRHTRLHTGDKPFGCFECGKQFGQKSHLSRHMRMHTGEKLFGCSQCEKRFGHKSDLKAHMRIHTGEKPFGCSECGKRFGRKRCLNAHLRIHTGEKPFVCSECGQSFIENRSLKRHIRSHTGKKPFVCSECGKTFGEESNLNKHIRIHTGEKLFGCTVCGKVFGQKGNLSRHIRIHTGEKPFVCSECGQTFGQESNLNKHMRVHTGERPYGCSECGKTFGQKINLDSHMRIHTGEKPFGCSVCGKTFRERGFLSAHIKSHTGEKPFGCFECDKRFGQKSHLNTHMKIHTGEKGGLEFLLDIGLKCPRSHCEEGLRGEISV
- the LOC117521809 gene encoding gastrula zinc finger protein XlCGF57.1-like isoform X1 codes for the protein MLQQLMSKEEMPPEQQELNLTVDQKEIREEQEKHWTSNEEQQLHRLDEGEIIKLPFTVLPVKSEDEEEKPLSSLIHQSSGFNRLAWEQFICSECGKALDQMHHSKQHEKIQTSEKLLTCPECDQRWRQKYNQNTHMSSHTGGKLLGGSDGGEKCGKKTDVNRHMGIHREEAEKHFGCAECGKKFSEKRCFYRHTRLHTGDKPFGCFECGKQFGQKSHLSRHMRMHTGEKLFGCSQCEKRFGHKSDLKAHMRIHTGEKPFGCSECGKRFGRKRCLNAHLRIHTGEKPFVCSECGQSFIENRSLKRHIRSHTGKKPFVCSECGKTFGEESNLNKHIRIHTGEKLFGCTVCGKVFGQKGNLSRHIRIHTGEKPFVCSECGQTFGQESNLNKHMRVHTGERPYGCSECGKTFGQKINLDSHMRIHTGEKPFGCSVCGKTFRERGFLSAHIKSHTGEKPFGCFECDKRFGQKSHLNTHMKIHTGEKPFGCNAYKCSSTTHGLFEVAMGAPSPPTEGCLLS